The sequence CCAAACGGAAATTCAGAAATAATACAACCTTTTTCTGAGATTTCTTCATAAAGCTTTTTATTTTCGTAAGGATACACTATATCAATACCATTGCCTAAAACCGCAACAGTATAACCATTTTCTTTTAAAGTTATTCTGTGTGCCAAGGTATCAATTCCGGAGGCAAGTCCAGAAACTATAGTTACACCATTCTTTGCCAATTCTTTAACGATAGAGTTTACTACATAAAGACCATAATTAGAATACTTTCTCGTTCCAACAACAGAAAGAGAGTTATCTAAATTATTCAAATTACCTTTAACATACAAAACTATTGGTGGGTCTGGAATTTCTTTTAGCAGTTTAGGATAGTTTTCAGAAGAAAAAGGAATTATCCGGATGTTGTATTTTAAAGCTTTCTCATACTCTTTTAAAGCTCTTTCTCTTAACGATTTATCTCTATTTACGATTAAATTTGCTACATTTTCACCAAAGTTTTCTTTTATCTGATTAAAATCTGCGTTAAGAATATTTTCTGAAGTTTTGAATTTAAGTATTAAATTTTTAAAAGTTATATTCCCGATACCTTTTATAAATGAAATTTCAAGAGAGCTGAGAATTTCATTCAATATTGATACTCCTTTTTATTGTGATAAAATATTAGTATAACATAAGCCTGAGGTTGCTATGTCAGAGGGGATACTTGATGAGTTTATAAATAAGCTCAAAAAAGATAGAAAATTAGAAGCGAATATTTTTTATGAAGAATCACCAATAAAAGTTGTTTTGCCTGTTTTAGATATAGATTTTGGAAGAAAGCAGATTGAATTTGAAATAAATCCAAAAATAGAAGCAATGATAAATCAGGAAAAAGAAATTTATGTAAAGTTTAACAATGAAGTTCTACTTTTAAGACCTTTATTTTGGAATAAGGAAACTTTAGTTACAACTTTTCCTTCTCTTGCTATAGAACCAAAAATAAAAAGAGAGCATGTAAGAGTAAAATGTTCCCAAAAAAATCCAATTCTATTAGAGATATATGATAACGTTAATGTTTGTGTGTCGCTTAGGGACATTTCTGAGAAAGGATTTAGTTTTAAGTTGCCAAAAACTGTTTATTTAGAATTAAATAAGCCGTACTCAGGAAAACTTAATATTAACGGTAAATCCTTGCCGATTGTTTTTAAAGTTCTTTACAAAATAGAAAGACCTGACAATACTTATAGATATGGTGCAAAAATTTTAAATGCAACAACTAAGGTTGAAGACGAAGTAGTAAAATACATTTTTGAAAGACAAAGGGAGATTGCAAAGATACTTAATACTTTTGCTGATTAAGGTAAGCCTAAGATTTTATGACATTGAGGTATAATCCTACTTTCAATGCCAAACTTCAAAAGCTCATCTTGTAATTCTAACGCTTTTTTAACCATTTCTGGCTTATTGCTTTCCGGTTGAAGTACGATAACATCGTTTTTAATATACTCCATAAGGTCTGGTCTTATAATATGTTTAATGCTTAAGGTTTCATCTACGACAAATTTAAACTCAGATATATAGGTTAGAAGATTTTTGTTTATAAAATAGAAAGGTGGTTTTGGCGAACATGTGATATAAATCTTAGACTTATCTAAATTTTCAAAGTTTTGATTCCAAAGAGTACCGTTTGTTTCTATAAATACTTGATAGCTGTTTTCTATAAGATTTCCAACTAAAACATCAAGATTTTCTGTAAAGAATGGCTCACCGCCTGTGATACAAACTCTTTTTAGATTGTATTTTTTTATCTCTTTTAAAATATCAGATATGCTTAGTAGCCTAAAGTTTTCTCCTGTATAAGAGTAAGGAGTATCACACCAACTACATCTTAAATTGCAGCCTTCTAATCTTATAAAGACAACAGGAAGACCTATCCATCTTCCCTCGCCTTCAACAGAACGAAATATTTCAACAATTTTAAAAGTTTCTTTATTGAGGTCTTTCTTCAACAATTTCATAAGCTTCTATTATATCTCCAACTTTTATATCGTTAAAATTCTTTAAAGTAAGTCCACATTCAAAACCTTTCTGAACTTCTTTAACATCATCTTTAAATCTTTTTAAAGAGTTTAGCTCTCCATCGTATATTACAACACCATTTCTTACCAATCTGGCTTTTGCACTTCTTTTGATTACGCCATCTGTAACATAACATCCTGCTATTGTACCAATAGATTTAGCCTTGAACGTTGCTCTCACTTCTGCAGTTCCGAGCAATACTTCCCTATAGGTAGGAGCAAGCATACCCTTTAGTGCTTTTTCTAAATCTTCCAATGCTTGATAGATAATGTTATAAACTCTTATATCTACGTTCTCTTCTTCTGCAGCTTTTCTTGCTCCTGCATCCGGTCTAACGTTAAACCCTATGATTATTGCGTTAGATGCTGCTGCAAGCATAACATCACTTTCTGTAATTCCACCAACAGCACCGTGTATTATATTAATACTTACTTCACTAAATTTATTTGAAAGCTCTTCTATAGACTTTCTGAGAGCCTCTAAAGAACCTTGCGTGTCAGCTTTAATAATGATATTAATTTCTTTAAC comes from Sulfurihydrogenibium sp. and encodes:
- a CDS encoding PilZ domain-containing protein, translated to MSEGILDEFINKLKKDRKLEANIFYEESPIKVVLPVLDIDFGRKQIEFEINPKIEAMINQEKEIYVKFNNEVLLLRPLFWNKETLVTTFPSLAIEPKIKREHVRVKCSQKNPILLEIYDNVNVCVSLRDISEKGFSFKLPKTVYLELNKPYSGKLNINGKSLPIVFKVLYKIERPDNTYRYGAKILNATTKVEDEVVKYIFERQREIAKILNTFAD
- a CDS encoding 7-carboxy-7-deazaguanine synthase QueE, whose protein sequence is MKLLKKDLNKETFKIVEIFRSVEGEGRWIGLPVVFIRLEGCNLRCSWCDTPYSYTGENFRLLSISDILKEIKKYNLKRVCITGGEPFFTENLDVLVGNLIENSYQVFIETNGTLWNQNFENLDKSKIYITCSPKPPFYFINKNLLTYISEFKFVVDETLSIKHIIRPDLMEYIKNDVIVLQPESNKPEMVKKALELQDELLKFGIESRIIPQCHKILGLP
- the dprA gene encoding DNA-processing protein DprA encodes the protein MNEILSSLEISFIKGIGNITFKNLILKFKTSENILNADFNQIKENFGENVANLIVNRDKSLRERALKEYEKALKYNIRIIPFSSENYPKLLKEIPDPPIVLYVKGNLNNLDNSLSVVGTRKYSNYGLYVVNSIVKELAKNGVTIVSGLASGIDTLAHRITLKENGYTVAVLGNGIDIVYPYENKKLYEEISEKGCIISEFPFGTKPSQYTFPIRNRIIAGLTYGTFVIEAPEKSGSLITANYANNYGRLVFTVPANINLSSATGNNLLIKDGAIPITSFEDFKDHLPFLSFKKKNFEKVLDLTEEEKFILQVIGSDKVYIDKIIESVDGKFDVFTVLNEMVIKGILSEEFGFYYRS